Proteins from one Streptococcus mitis B6 genomic window:
- the ftsZ gene encoding cell division protein FtsZ yields MTFSFDTAAAQGAVIKVIGVGGGGGNAINRMVDEGVAGVEFIAANTDVQALSSTKAETVIQLGPKLTRGLGAGGRPEIGQKAAEESEEALTQAITGADMVFITAGMGGGSGTGAAPVIARIAKDLGALTVGVVTRPFGFEGSKRGQYAVEGINQLREHVDTLLIISNNNLLEIVDKKTPLLEALSEADNVLRQGVQGITDLITNPGLINLDFADVKTVMANKGNALMGIGIGSGEERVVEAARKAIYSPLLETTIDGAEDVIVNVTGGLDLTLIEAEEASEIVNQAAGQGVNIWLGTSIDENMKDEIRVTVVATGVRQDRVEKVVGHAPRQAVRHEQVSPSHTHNHNRQFDMAETAEIPSPAPRRTETSQTSAFGDWDLRRETIVRPTDSVVSPVERFEAPSLHDEDELDTPPFFKNR; encoded by the coding sequence ATGACATTTTCATTTGATACAGCAGCAGCTCAAGGTGCAGTTATTAAAGTAATCGGTGTTGGTGGAGGTGGCGGAAACGCCATTAACCGCATGGTTGACGAAGGTGTTGCAGGCGTAGAATTTATCGCAGCAAACACAGATGTACAAGCTTTGAGTAGTACAAAAGCTGAGACTGTAATTCAGTTAGGCCCTAAATTGACTCGTGGTTTGGGTGCTGGCGGTCGACCTGAAATTGGTCAAAAGGCTGCTGAAGAAAGCGAAGAAGCCTTGACTCAAGCTATTACTGGAGCAGATATGGTCTTCATTACTGCAGGTATGGGGGGTGGCTCTGGTACTGGTGCAGCTCCTGTTATTGCCCGCATTGCTAAAGATCTAGGTGCTCTTACAGTTGGTGTTGTGACACGTCCTTTCGGTTTCGAAGGAAGCAAACGTGGTCAGTACGCTGTGGAAGGAATCAATCAACTTCGCGAACATGTAGATACTCTATTGATTATTTCAAACAACAACTTGCTTGAAATTGTTGATAAGAAAACGCCACTTCTTGAAGCTCTTAGCGAAGCAGATAACGTACTTCGCCAAGGTGTTCAAGGGATTACGGACTTGATCACAAACCCTGGTTTGATTAACCTTGACTTTGCCGATGTGAAAACAGTTATGGCAAATAAAGGGAATGCCTTAATGGGTATCGGTATCGGTAGTGGTGAAGAACGTGTGGTAGAAGCAGCTCGTAAGGCAATCTACTCACCACTTCTTGAAACAACTATTGACGGTGCTGAGGATGTCATCGTCAACGTTACTGGTGGTCTCGACTTGACTTTGATTGAGGCAGAAGAAGCTTCAGAGATCGTCAACCAAGCAGCTGGTCAAGGAGTGAACATCTGGCTCGGAACATCTATCGATGAAAACATGAAAGATGAAATCCGTGTTACAGTCGTTGCAACTGGTGTTCGTCAAGATCGTGTTGAAAAAGTTGTGGGCCATGCACCAAGACAAGCTGTTCGTCATGAACAAGTAAGTCCTAGTCATACACATAATCATAATCGTCAGTTTGATATGGCTGAAACTGCAGAAATTCCAAGTCCAGCACCTCGTCGCACAGAAACTTCTCAAACTTCAGCATTTGGTGATTGGGACTTGCGTCGTGAGACAATTGTTCGTCCGACTGATTCAGTTGTATCACCAGTTGAACGTTTCGAAGCGCCATCTTTACATGATGAGGATGAATTAGACACTCCTCCATTTTTCAAAAATCGTTAA
- a CDS encoding YggS family pyridoxal phosphate-dependent enzyme translates to MNLKENTERVFQQIKDASQQSGREANSVSVVAVTKYVDVPTAEALLPLGVHHIGENRVDKFLEKYEALKDRNITWHLIGTLQRRKVKDVIQYVDYFHALDSLKLAEEIQKRSDRVVKCFLQVNISREESKHGFSREELLELLPELATLDKIEYVGLMTMAPFEASSDELKEIFKATQDLQLEIREKQIPNMPMTDLSMGMSRDYKEAIKFGSTFVRIGTAFFK, encoded by the coding sequence ATGAATTTGAAAGAAAATACAGAACGTGTTTTTCAACAAATAAAAGATGCAAGTCAGCAGTCAGGAAGAGAAGCCAATTCTGTTTCGGTTGTTGCTGTTACAAAATATGTAGACGTACCGACAGCGGAGGCTTTGCTTCCGCTAGGTGTGCATCATATTGGTGAAAATCGTGTGGATAAGTTTCTTGAGAAATATGAAGCTTTAAAAGATAGAAATATTACCTGGCATTTGATTGGAACCTTGCAAAGACGCAAGGTCAAAGATGTCATTCAGTATGTTGATTATTTCCACGCTTTGGATTCATTAAAGCTAGCAGAGGAAATTCAAAAAAGAAGTGACCGAGTTGTTAAGTGTTTCTTACAAGTTAATATCTCAAGGGAAGAGAGCAAACATGGTTTTTCAAGGGAAGAACTATTAGAGCTCTTGCCAGAATTGGCCACCTTAGATAAAATTGAATATGTCGGCTTGATGACCATGGCTCCTTTTGAAGCTAGTAGTGATGAGTTGAAAGAGATTTTTAAAGCTACGCAGGATTTGCAACTAGAAATTAGAGAAAAACAAATTCCCAATATGCCAATGACGGACTTGAGTATGGGTATGAGTCGTGACTACAAGGAAGCGATTAAATTTGGCTCAACATTTGTCAGAATTGGTACAGCATTTTTTAAATAG
- a CDS encoding cell division protein SepF, which translates to MSLKDRFDKFIDYFTEDGEDVGTAYQPKAEEPIVTPVPSVQELPQQAGSTPSKDKNITRLHARQQELAMQSQRSTDKVTIDVRYPRKYEDATDIVDLLAGNESILIDFQYMTEVQARRCLDYLDGARHVLAGNMKKVASTMYLLTPVDVVVNIEDIKIPDESQNGEFGFDMKRTRVR; encoded by the coding sequence ATGTCTTTAAAAGATAGATTTGATAAATTTATAGATTATTTTACAGAAGATGGAGAAGATGTTGGTACTGCATATCAACCTAAAGCTGAAGAGCCGATTGTGACTCCAGTCCCTTCTGTTCAAGAGTTGCCTCAACAAGCTGGTAGCACGCCATCTAAAGATAAAAACATCACTCGTCTTCATGCCCGTCAACAAGAGTTGGCTATGCAAAGTCAACGTTCTACTGATAAGGTGACAATTGATGTTCGTTATCCACGTAAATACGAAGATGCCACAGATATTGTTGATTTATTAGCTGGTAACGAAAGTATTTTGATTGATTTTCAATATATGACAGAAGTTCAAGCACGTCGTTGTCTGGATTATCTGGATGGGGCGCGCCACGTTTTAGCTGGTAACATGAAAAAGGTAGCATCTACCATGTACCTGCTGACACCAGTTGATGTGGTTGTCAATATTGAAGACATCAAAATCCCAGATGAATCACAAAATGGTGAATTTGGCTTTGATATGAAACGTACGAGAGTGAGATAA
- a CDS encoding YggT family protein produces MIFLIRFVQNAVDIYSLILIIFALMSWFPNAYESRLGRLIISLVKPIIAPLQRLPLQIAGLDLSVWIAVLLVHFLGEQLIRLLVIFL; encoded by the coding sequence ATGATCTTTCTCATTCGTTTTGTTCAAAATGCAGTGGATATCTATTCACTGATTTTAATTATTTTTGCTCTGATGTCTTGGTTTCCCAATGCTTATGAATCACGTCTTGGACGCTTGATTATTAGTTTAGTGAAACCGATAATCGCTCCCTTGCAACGTTTACCCCTCCAGATTGCAGGTCTTGACTTGTCTGTCTGGATTGCGGTATTACTAGTTCACTTCCTAGGGGAGCAGTTGATTCGACTTTTAGTGATCTTTCTATGA
- a CDS encoding RNA-binding protein: MNKMIYQHFSKNDSSFIDKGVEWIKKVEDSYSPFLTPFVNPHQEKILKVLASTNGISYMSSRQFLETEYVRVLLYPDYFEPEFSDFELSLQEIVYSNKFERLTHAKILGTVLNQLGIDRKLFGDILVNEERAQIIINRQFMLLFQDGITKIARLPVRLEERHFTEKIAIVEDYQELDICIASSRLDVFLAGVFKLSRNQASQLIEKQAVQVNYHLVEKSDYAVQVGDLISVRKFGRLKLIRDNGQTKKDKKKLTVQLLLSK, encoded by the coding sequence ATGAACAAGATGATTTATCAACACTTTTCTAAGAATGATTCGTCTTTTATTGATAAGGGAGTAGAATGGATAAAAAAGGTAGAAGATTCTTATTCTCCTTTTTTAACACCTTTTGTAAATCCCCATCAAGAAAAGATTTTAAAGGTGCTAGCATCAACCAACGGCATCTCCTACATGAGCAGTCGGCAGTTTCTTGAAACTGAATATGTACGGGTACTCCTGTATCCTGATTATTTTGAGCCAGAATTCTCTGATTTTGAACTTTCCTTGCAAGAAATAGTCTATTCTAATAAGTTTGAACGCCTAACGCATGCAAAAATATTAGGGACTGTTTTAAATCAGCTGGGAATTGATAGGAAGCTATTTGGTGATATCTTAGTCAACGAAGAGAGAGCACAGATTATCATTAATCGACAGTTTATGCTCCTTTTTCAAGACGGCATTACGAAAATTGCTCGTTTACCGGTTCGTCTAGAAGAACGGCATTTTACTGAGAAAATTGCTATAGTAGAAGATTATCAAGAATTAGATATTTGTATTGCTAGTTCTAGATTAGATGTTTTTCTAGCAGGTGTCTTCAAGCTGTCTAGAAATCAGGCAAGTCAGTTAATTGAAAAACAGGCAGTCCAAGTTAATTACCATTTAGTTGAAAAATCAGATTATGCAGTTCAAGTTGGTGATTTGATTAGTGTAAGGAAATTTGGTCGATTGAAACTCATTAGAGATAATGGGCAAACAAAAAAAGATAAAAAGAAATTAACGGTCCAATTGTTATTAAGTAAGTGA
- a CDS encoding DivIVA domain-containing protein, with translation MPITSLEIKDKTFSTRFRGFDQEEVDEFLDIVVRDYEDLVRSNHDKDLHIKSLEERLSYFDEMKDSLSQSVLIAQDTAERVKQAATERSNNIIQQAEQDAQRLLEEAKYKANEILRQATDNAKKVAVETEELKNKSRVFHQRLKSTIESQLAIVESSDWEDILRPTATYLQTSDEAFKEVVSEVLGDSVLQQHPEEEPIDITRQFSPEEMAELQARIEAANKELAEAEARAEQEQVVSPAPVVEESPAHPVGPMYEEPEVAPSHYSGPTPATEAVNSEPGFAAPQESVTIL, from the coding sequence ATGCCAATTACATCGTTAGAAATCAAAGATAAAACTTTTAGCACACGCTTCAGAGGGTTTGATCAAGAAGAAGTAGATGAATTTTTAGATATTGTAGTCCGTGATTATGAAGATTTGGTTCGCTCTAATCATGATAAGGATTTACATATTAAGAGTTTGGAAGAGCGTTTGTCATACTTTGATGAGATGAAAGATTCATTGAGCCAGTCTGTATTGATTGCACAAGATACAGCAGAGCGAGTAAAACAAGCTGCAACGGAACGTTCAAATAATATTATCCAACAAGCAGAGCAAGATGCCCAACGTTTGTTGGAAGAAGCTAAGTACAAGGCAAATGAAATTCTTCGTCAAGCAACTGACAATGCTAAGAAGGTTGCTGTTGAAACAGAAGAATTGAAGAACAAGAGTCGTGTCTTCCATCAACGTCTTAAATCTACAATTGAGAGCCAGTTAGCAATTGTTGAATCTTCAGATTGGGAAGATATTCTGCGCCCAACAGCGACTTATCTTCAGACAAGTGATGAAGCTTTCAAAGAAGTGGTCAGCGAAGTCTTAGGTGACTCTGTCTTGCAACAACATCCAGAGGAAGAACCAATTGATATTACTCGCCAGTTTTCTCCCGAGGAAATGGCTGAGTTGCAAGCGCGTATCGAAGCGGCTAATAAGGAACTTGCAGAAGCCGAAGCAAGAGCTGAGCAGGAACAAGTGGTTTCACCAGCTCCGGTTGTTGAAGAAAGTCCAGCTCATCCAGTTGGTCCAATGTATGAAGAGCCAGAAGTAGCTCCAAGCCATTATTCAGGACCAACACCAGCTACTGAAGCTGTAAACTCAGAACCAGGTTTTGCGGCACCGCAAGAATCTGTTACAATTTTATAA
- the ileS gene encoding isoleucine--tRNA ligase, with protein sequence MKLKDTLNLGKTAFPMRAGLPTKEPVWQKEWEDAKLYQRRQELNEGKPHFVLHDGPPYANGNIHVGHAMNHISKDIIIRSKSMSGFNAPYIPGWDTHGLPIEQVLAKQGVKRKEMDLVEYLKLCREYALSQVYKQRDDFKRLGMSGDWENLYVTLTPDYEAAQIRVFGEMANKGYIYRGAKPVYWSWSSESALAEAEIEYHDLVSTSLYYANKVKDGKGVLDTDTYIVVWTTTPFTITASRGLTVGADIDYVLVQPAGEARKFVVAAELLNSLSEKFGWSDVQVLKTYRGQELNHIVTEHPWDTAVDELVILGDHVTTDSGTGIVHTAPGFGEDDYNVGIANGLEVAVTVDERGIMMANAGAEFEGQFYDKVVPTVIEKLGNLLLAQEEISHSYPFDWRTKKPIIWRAVPQWFASVSKFRQEILDAIDKVKFHTEWGKVRLYNMIRDRGDWVISRQRAWGVPLPIFYAEDGTAIMTAETIEHVAQLFEVHGSSIWWERNAKDLLPEGFTHPGSPNGEFKKETDIMDVWFDSGSSWNGVLVNRPNLTYPADLYLEGSDQYRGWFNSSLITSVANHGVAPYKQILSQGFTLDGKGEKMSKSLGNTIAPSDVEKQFGAEILRLWVTSVDSSNDVRISMDILSQVSETYRKIRNTLRFLIANTSDFNPAQDAVAFDELRSVDKYMTIRFNQLVKTIRDAYADFEFLTIYKALVNFINVDLSAFYLDFAKDVVYIEGAKSLERRQMQTVFYDILVKITKLLTPILPHTAEEIWSYLEFEAEDFVQLSELPEAETFANQEEILDTWAAFMDFRGQAQKALEEARNAKVIGKSLEAHLTVYPNEVVKTLLEAVNSNVAQLLIVSELTIAEGPAPEAAVSFEDVAFTVERAVGEVCDRCRRIDPTTAERSYHAVICDHCASIVEENFADAVAEGFEEK encoded by the coding sequence ATGAAACTCAAAGATACCCTTAATCTTGGGAAAACAGCTTTCCCAATGCGTGCAGGCCTTCCTACCAAAGAGCCAGTTTGGCAAAAGGAATGGGAAGATGCAAAACTTTATCAACGTCGTCAAGAACTAAATGAAGGGAAACCTCATTTTGTCTTGCATGATGGCCCTCCATACGCAAACGGAAATATCCACGTTGGACATGCCATGAATCATATCTCAAAAGATATCATCATTCGTTCTAAGTCTATGTCAGGTTTTAACGCACCTTATATTCCAGGTTGGGATACTCATGGTCTGCCAATCGAGCAAGTTTTGGCAAAGCAAGGTGTTAAGCGCAAAGAAATGGACTTGGTTGAGTACTTAAAACTTTGTCGTGAGTACGCTCTTTCTCAAGTTTATAAACAACGTGATGATTTCAAGCGTTTGGGGATGTCAGGTGACTGGGAAAATTTATATGTGACTTTAACTCCAGACTATGAAGCAGCCCAAATCCGTGTCTTTGGTGAGATGGCTAATAAGGGTTATATCTACCGTGGTGCCAAGCCAGTTTACTGGTCTTGGTCATCTGAGTCAGCCCTTGCCGAAGCGGAAATTGAATACCATGATTTGGTTTCAACTTCTCTTTACTATGCTAATAAGGTAAAAGATGGCAAAGGTGTTCTAGATACAGATACTTATATCGTTGTTTGGACAACTACTCCATTTACTATCACAGCTTCGCGCGGTTTGACTGTTGGAGCGGATATTGATTACGTCTTGGTTCAACCTGCTGGTGAAGCTCGTAAGTTTGTGGTTGCTGCAGAATTATTGAATAGTTTATCTGAGAAATTTGGCTGGTCTGATGTTCAAGTTTTGAAAACTTACCGTGGTCAAGAATTGAACCACATTGTAACAGAACACCCATGGGATACAGCTGTAGATGAATTGGTTATTCTTGGTGACCACGTTACAACTGACTCTGGTACTGGTATTGTCCATACAGCCCCTGGTTTTGGTGAGGACGACTACAATGTTGGTATTGCTAATGGTCTTGAAGTCGCAGTCACTGTTGATGAACGTGGTATCATGATGGCTAATGCTGGTGCTGAGTTTGAAGGTCAATTCTATGACAAGGTGGTTCCAACTGTTATCGAAAAACTCGGTAACCTCCTTCTTGCCCAAGAAGAAATTTCTCACTCATATCCATTTGACTGGCGTACCAAGAAACCAATTATCTGGCGTGCAGTACCACAGTGGTTCGCCTCTGTTTCAAAATTCCGCCAAGAAATCTTGGATGCTATTGATAAAGTTAAATTCCATACAGAATGGGGTAAAGTCCGTCTATATAATATGATTCGTGACCGTGGTGACTGGGTTATCTCTCGTCAACGTGCTTGGGGTGTTCCACTTCCAATCTTCTACGCTGAAGACGGTACAGCGATTATGACAGCTGAGACTATTGAACATGTGGCTCAACTCTTTGAAGTACATGGTTCAAGCATTTGGTGGGAACGTAATGCCAAAGATCTCTTGCCAGAAGGATTTACACATCCAGGTTCTCCAAATGGGGAGTTCAAGAAAGAAACAGATATTATGGATGTATGGTTTGACTCAGGTTCATCATGGAATGGTGTTTTGGTAAATCGTCCAAATCTGACTTATCCAGCTGACCTTTACCTTGAAGGTTCTGACCAATACCGTGGTTGGTTCAACTCATCACTCATTACATCTGTTGCCAACCATGGCGTAGCACCTTACAAACAAATCTTGTCACAAGGTTTTACTCTTGATGGTAAAGGTGAGAAGATGTCTAAATCTCTTGGAAATACCATTGCTCCAAGTGATGTTGAAAAACAATTCGGTGCTGAAATCTTGCGTCTCTGGGTAACAAGTGTTGACTCAAGCAATGACGTACGTATCTCTATGGATATCTTGAGCCAAGTCTCTGAAACTTACCGTAAGATTCGTAACACACTTCGCTTCTTGATTGCCAATACTTCTGACTTTAATCCAGCTCAAGATGCAGTCGCTTTCGATGAACTTCGTTCAGTTGATAAGTACATGACGATTCGCTTTAACCAGCTTGTGAAGACTATTCGTGATGCTTATGCTGACTTTGAATTCTTGACAATCTATAAGGCCTTGGTAAACTTTATCAACGTTGACTTATCAGCCTTCTACCTTGACTTCGCTAAAGACGTTGTTTATATCGAAGGTGCCAAATCATTGGAACGCCGTCAAATGCAGACTGTCTTCTATGACATTCTTGTGAAAATTACGAAACTCTTGACACCAATCCTTCCTCACACTGCGGAAGAAATCTGGTCATATCTTGAGTTTGAAGCAGAAGACTTCGTTCAATTGTCAGAATTGCCAGAAGCAGAGACATTTGCTAACCAAGAAGAAATCTTGGATACATGGGCTGCCTTCATGGACTTCCGTGGACAAGCTCAAAAAGCCTTGGAAGAAGCTCGTAATGCCAAAGTTATCGGTAAATCACTTGAAGCACACTTGACAGTTTATCCAAACGAAGTGGTGAAAACCCTACTCGAAGCAGTAAACAGCAATGTAGCTCAACTTTTGATTGTGTCTGAATTGACCATCGCAGAAGGCCCAGCTCCAGAAGCTGCCGTTAGCTTCGAAGATGTAGCCTTCACAGTAGAACGCGCTGTAGGTGAAGTATGTGACCGTTGCCGTCGCATCGACCCAACAACAGCAGAACGCAGCTACCATGCAGTCATCTGTGACCACTGTGCAAGCATCGTAGAAGAAAACTTTGCGGACGCAGTCGCAGAAGGATTTGAAGAGAAATAA
- a CDS encoding phosphoglycerate mutase: MVKLVFARHGESEWNKANLFTGWADVDLSEKGTQQAIDAGKLIKEAGIEFDQAYTSVLKRAIKTTNLALEASDQLWVPVEKSWRLNERHYGGLTGKNKAEAAEQFGDEQVHIWRRSYDVLPPNMDRDDEHSAHTDRRYASLDDSVIPDAENLKVTLERALPFWEDKIAPALKDGKNVFVGAHGNSIRALVKHIKGLSDDEIMDVEIPNFPPLVFEFDEKLNVVSEYYLGK, translated from the coding sequence ATGGTAAAATTGGTTTTTGCTCGCCACGGTGAGTCTGAATGGAACAAAGCTAACCTTTTCACTGGTTGGGCTGATGTTGATTTGTCTGAAAAAGGTACACAACAAGCGATTGACGCTGGTAAATTGATTAAAGAAGCTGGTATCGAATTTGACCAAGCTTACACTTCAGTATTGAAACGTGCTATTAAAACAACGAACTTGGCTCTTGAAGCTTCTGACCAATTGTGGGTTCCAGTTGAAAAATCATGGCGCTTGAACGAACGTCACTACGGTGGTTTGACTGGTAAAAACAAAGCTGAAGCTGCTGAGCAATTTGGTGATGAACAAGTTCACATCTGGCGTCGTTCATACGATGTATTGCCTCCAAACATGGACCGTGATGATGAACACTCAGCTCACACAGACCGTCGTTACGCTTCACTTGACGACTCAGTTATCCCAGATGCTGAAAACTTGAAAGTGACTTTGGAACGTGCCCTTCCATTCTGGGAAGATAAAATCGCTCCAGCTCTTAAAGATGGTAAAAACGTATTCGTAGGAGCTCATGGTAACTCAATCCGTGCCCTTGTAAAACACATCAAAGGTTTGTCAGATGACGAAATCATGGACGTGGAAATCCCTAACTTCCCACCATTGGTATTCGAATTCGACGAAAAATTGAACGTAGTTTCTGAATACTACCTTGGAAAATAA
- a CDS encoding glycosyl hydrolase family 95 catalytic domain-containing protein — protein MIRNKKQDYVLAYKQPASTTYKGWEEEALPIGNGSLGAKVFGLIGAERIQFNEKSLWSGGPLPDSSDYQGGNLQDQHNFLTDIRQALEKRDYNRTKELAEQHLVGPKTSQYGTYLSFGDIHIEFSNQGKTLYQVTDYQRQLNISKALATASYVYKGTKFERETFASFPDDLLVQRYTKEGLETLDFTIELSLTHDLASDGKYEQEKSDYKECQLDISDSYILMKGRVKDNDLQFTSCLAWETDGDIRVWSNKVQISGASYANLFLAAKTDFAQNPASNYRKKIDLEKQVKDLVEIAKEKGYAQLKSRHIQDYQALFQRVQLDLGADVDTSTTDDLLKNYKPQEGQVLEELFFQYGRYLLISSSRDCPDALPANLQGIWNAVDNPPWNSDYHLNINLQMNYWPAYVTNLLETAFPVINYIDDLRVYGRLAAARYAGIVSQEGEENGWLVHTQATPFGWTAPGWNYYWGWSPAANAWLMQTVYEAYSFYSDQDYLREKIYPMLRETVYFWNDFLHEDRQAQRWVSSPSYSPEHGPISIGNTYDQSLIWQLFHDFIQAAQELGLDGDLLTEVKEKFDLLNPLQLTQSGRIREWYEEEEQHFQNEKVEAQHRHASHLVGLYPGNLFSYKGQEYLEAARASLNDRGDGGTGWSKANKINLWARLGDGNRAYKLLAEQLKTSTLPNLWCSHPPFQIDGNFGASSGMAEMLLQSHTAYLVPLAALPDACSTGSVSGLMARGHFELSMRWEDEKLLQLTILSRSGGDLRISYPGIEKSVIEVNQEKAKVKCVEKDCISVATAEGDLVQFYF, from the coding sequence ATGATAAGGAATAAAAAACAAGATTATGTATTGGCCTACAAGCAACCAGCGTCAACAACATATAAGGGGTGGGAAGAAGAGGCCTTACCAATAGGCAATGGTTCTTTAGGGGCAAAAGTATTTGGCCTTATAGGTGCTGAGAGGATTCAATTTAATGAAAAAAGTCTCTGGTCTGGTGGTCCACTTCCTGATAGTTCAGATTATCAGGGTGGAAATCTTCAAGATCAGCATAACTTTTTAACTGATATTCGGCAGGCTTTGGAAAAGAGAGATTACAATCGGACTAAGGAACTGGCTGAACAGCACCTGGTCGGGCCCAAAACGAGTCAATATGGGACCTATCTGTCCTTTGGGGATATTCATATTGAATTTAGTAATCAAGGCAAGACTTTGTATCAGGTGACGGATTACCAGAGGCAGCTTAATATCAGTAAGGCGCTTGCGACGGCTTCTTATGTCTATAAGGGAACGAAATTTGAACGTGAAACTTTTGCGAGTTTTCCAGATGATCTCTTGGTTCAGCGCTATACTAAGGAAGGGTTGGAAACTCTAGATTTTACTATAGAACTATCCTTGACCCATGATTTGGCTTCTGATGGAAAGTATGAGCAGGAAAAATCTGATTACAAGGAGTGCCAGCTGGATATATCTGATTCTTATATCTTGATGAAGGGAAGAGTTAAGGATAATGACCTGCAGTTTACTAGCTGTTTAGCTTGGGAAACGGATGGGGACATTAGAGTCTGGTCAAATAAGGTTCAGATATCAGGAGCTAGTTATGCTAATCTCTTCTTGGCGGCTAAGACAGATTTTGCCCAAAATCCTGCTAGTAATTATCGCAAGAAAATAGATTTGGAGAAACAGGTTAAGGACTTGGTGGAGATAGCTAAAGAAAAGGGCTATGCCCAATTGAAATCAAGGCATATTCAGGATTACCAAGCCTTATTCCAACGTGTTCAATTGGATTTGGGAGCTGATGTAGACACATCCACTACAGATGATTTGCTAAAAAATTATAAGCCACAAGAGGGGCAGGTTTTGGAGGAGCTATTCTTCCAGTATGGACGGTATTTATTGATTAGTTCTTCTAGAGATTGCCCAGATGCTCTACCAGCTAATCTACAGGGAATCTGGAATGCGGTCGACAATCCTCCTTGGAATTCGGACTATCACTTGAATATCAATCTGCAGATGAATTATTGGCCAGCCTATGTTACCAATCTCTTAGAGACGGCCTTTCCGGTCATCAACTATATCGATGATTTGCGTGTCTATGGTCGTCTAGCGGCTGCAAGGTATGCAGGAATCGTCTCTCAGGAAGGGGAGGAGAATGGTTGGTTGGTTCATACTCAAGCGACTCCCTTTGGTTGGACGGCACCTGGTTGGAATTACTATTGGGGTTGGTCACCAGCTGCCAATGCGTGGCTGATGCAAACTGTTTATGAAGCCTATTCATTTTATAGTGATCAAGACTATCTCAGGGAGAAAATTTATCCCATGTTGAGGGAAACGGTTTATTTTTGGAATGATTTTTTACATGAGGATAGGCAGGCGCAGCGTTGGGTGTCTTCTCCGTCTTATTCTCCAGAACATGGGCCGATTTCGATTGGCAATACCTATGACCAATCTCTGATTTGGCAATTATTCCATGATTTTATTCAGGCTGCTCAGGAATTGGGACTGGATGGGGATTTGTTGACTGAGGTCAAGGAGAAGTTTGACTTGCTTAATCCTCTTCAACTCACTCAATCTGGTCGAATCAGAGAGTGGTATGAGGAGGAAGAGCAGCATTTTCAAAATGAGAAAGTGGAGGCCCAGCATCGGCACGCTTCCCATCTAGTGGGACTCTATCCTGGAAATCTCTTTAGTTACAAGGGACAAGAGTATCTTGAAGCGGCGCGTGCTAGTCTCAATGATCGTGGAGATGGGGGAACAGGCTGGTCCAAGGCTAATAAGATCAATCTTTGGGCCCGCTTGGGAGATGGCAATCGAGCCTATAAATTATTAGCAGAGCAGTTAAAGACATCCACCTTGCCAAATCTTTGGTGTAGCCACCCTCCTTTTCAGATAGATGGTAATTTTGGTGCTAGCAGTGGAATGGCAGAAATGTTACTCCAGTCTCATACAGCTTATCTGGTACCTCTAGCCGCCCTACCCGATGCATGCTCAACAGGTTCCGTTTCAGGCTTAATGGCACGTGGACATTTTGAACTTAGCATGCGCTGGGAGGATGAAAAACTCTTACAGTTGACCATTTTATCAAGAAGTGGAGGAGATTTGCGAATCTCTTATCCAGGGATTGAAAAAAGTGTGATTGAAGTGAATCAAGAAAAAGCAAAAGTGAAATGCGTAGAGAAAGATTGTATTTCGGTGGCAACAGCAGAAGGTGATCTGGTTCAATTTTATTTTTAA